Genomic window (Candidatus Fokinia cryptica):
TACTGGATATAATGGACTTTCTCGTAGTGTTGAAGATCTAGCTTCGCGTTATCGTTCTTCGGAACTAAAATATGCAATGTCTAATCATGCTGAGGAGAACGCAATGCTTAATGCTGCTAGAAACGGAATCAGAATTGATGATTCTACTCTTTATACGAATTGGATGCCGTGTGTTGCATGTAGTAAAAGCATAATTCAGGTAGGCATAAAAAGAGTGGTATATCATACTGAATATCCAGGTAATACCAATGATATACCACGCAATCCTAAACACGGATTTGATATTGCAAAAATAATACTCGAAGAGGCAAGTGTTCTACTAGAAGGTATCAGTTGTGAAATTATAAAAATAAAAGGATTGTACAAATCTAAAGAGATTAATGTATAACTTTGCCATAGCGTTAATTTCTTCAGATATTTCGTTATTTGCGAAGCGAATCACGATATTATTTACTGATTCATGTGATGATATTTACCCGAAAGAATAGTGTATTTTCAACATTATGTGTACTATCTTGTATTATCTAGTAAAAACTAATCGCTTTTAATGCAGAATATGTACGACGTGATATGCAAGCCATCAATTGAGAGATTAAAGCGAGCTAAAGCATATGATGTATGCTGTTATGCTATAAAAGACTCGATAGTTGCGGAATATGTGATTATAGCTGAATGTTCTTCGACAAGGCATGCTATCTCTACAGCAAACGATATGTTGGAGTATTTAAAAAAAGCTCTTGATATACCTGCCGTGATGATAGAAGGAATAAGAAGTGGTGAGTGGATTCTTTTAGATATAGGTACTGTGATAGTGCATATCTTTACAAAAGAGTCGAGAGAATATTATAGTCTCGAAGAATTTATAACAAATTCCGGCGGCAGTATCGTGCTATCATAATGCAAAATTAGGTATGAAAAAGAAAGCTCTACAGCATATTAGAAATTTTTCTATTATTGCTCATATAGATCATGGTAAATCTACCATAGCAGATAGGTTAATCGAAGAATGTAAGGGAGTTGAGATGCGTGATATGAAGGCGCAAATTCTTGATTCTATGGATATAGAAAAAGAGCGTGGCATTACTATTAAAGCTCAAACTGTAAGACTTCTTTATACGGCATTAGATGGAAATGAATATGTGTTAAATTTAATAGACACTCCTGGGCATGTAGATTTTAGTTATGAAGTAAGTAGATCTCTTGCAGCATGTGAGGGTGCAATTTTAGTTGTAGATGCATCTCAAGGAGTAGAAGCTCAAACTCTCGCAAATGTGTATAAAGCAATGGATGCTGATAATGAAATTATTCCAGTTCTTAATAAAATAGATTTGCCAGCAGCAGATCCTGAGAAAATTGCGACGCAAATACGTGATATTATTGGTCTTGATACAACAAATATTATTAAAGTATCTGCAAAAACTGGTGTAGGTATATTGGATATTTTAGAAGGTATAATCAAGCTTCTACCGCCACCTAAAGGTGATATTGATAAACCTCTCAAAGCTTTACTGTTAGATAGTTGGTACGATAAATATTTGGGAATTGTTGTATTAGTTCGTGTAATGGACGGTGAGGTAAAAAAAGGCGATGAGATTGTTATGATGTCGAATAGTGCAAAATATACGGTAGAGAATATAGGGATATTTACTCCTAAAAAAGTTAATGTAGAGTCCTTAAGTGCGGGTGAATGTGGATTTATAGTAGCTACAATAAAGCAAGTAAAAGACTGTAAAGTTGGTGATACGATTACTAATGCTAGAGTGCCATGTGATAAAGCTTTATCAGGTTTCAAGCCAAGTCTTCCAGTAGTATTTTGCAGTATATATCCAGTTGATAGTACGGAATTTTCCCTTTTAAAAGAGAGTTTAGAAAAGCTAAATCTTAATGACGCAAGCTTTACTTATGAGGTAGAAAATTCTGCAGCTTTAGGCTTTGGATTTCGATGTGGTTTTCTTGGAATGTTACACTTTGAAATTATTCAAGAAAGAATAGAAAGAGAATTTAATGTTGGACTTGTTACTACACCTCCGAGTGTAATATATAAGGTAACTCTCTTTTCTGGAGACAATATTGATGTGCACAATGCCGCAGATATGCCAGATCCGTCAAGGATAAAAAGTATACAAGAGCCTTGGATTAAAGCTATTATGATGACACCCGAGCAATATATTGGAGTAATATTGGAGTTATGTAATTCTAAAAGAGGAGAGCATGTGAGCATTACATACTCTAGTGATAGAGTAGTTATTACTTATATGTTGCCATTAAATGAAGTGGTATACGACTTTTATGACAAGCTGAAGTCTTGTTCGCGAGGATATGCAAGTTTCGATTGGGAGAAAGCTGATTATAGGGATGGAGATTTAGTAAAGCTTAACATTATGATTAATGGAGAAAGTGTAGATGCGATGTCCACTATTATACATCGTACTCGTGCGGAAAGTAGAGGACGTGAGATATGTGAAAGGCTTAGCAAACTCATACCAAAGCATATGTTCCCTATACCTATACAAGCGGCAATAGGAGGAAAAATTATAGCAAGAGAGACAATTAGTGCATTGAGAAAAAACGTTACGGCAAAATGCTATGGTGGAGATATTACGAGAAAAAGGAAACTTTTAGAGAAGCAGAAAGAAGGTAAGAAACGCATGAAATCTATAGGAAGAGTAGACGTTCCTCAGTCAGCATTCGTATCTTTACTAAAAGGAGAAATAAAAAACACCGATTAATGGATGCTAGAAATTTTCATTTACAGCTCTCATATCACTTTTAATAGCTATTCTATCATCAAAAACGAAGCAATCTCCCAGCCATTTCGAATCAGACTTAGTTCCACATTCTTGAAGATATCTTATTATCCCACCATCTAAGTGAAATACTTTTTGAAAGCCCTTTGCTTTGAGGTATGACGTTGTTTTTTCACATCTTACACCTCCTGTACAATACATAGCGATTGCATCATTTTTGTTGAGTGTAGCTACATAATCATCAAGCCAGTTGAAGAATTCTGAAAAATTTTCGACTTTTGGATCTATTGCTCCTCTAAAAATACCGACGCAAGTTTCATAACTGTTTCTCGTATCTATAAGTTTGACATTTTGTTCGTTGAGCAATTCGTTCCATTCACTTGCTTTTAGATAAGTACCAGGAGTGAATGGTATTTTGTCAATTCCCCTTACCGTAATAATCTGAGATTTTATCTTTACTTTTAGCTTTCCAAATGGATGAGAATGGGAATAAGTTACTTTAAAATCCATAACGTATCCCGTAATTTCTAAGATTTTAGTTAAAACTCTAGTTTCTAATTCAGATGGAATAGAAATAGTTGCATTTAATCCTTCCTCTGCTATCAATATAGTGCCTTTCACGTTATTTTCTGCAAGAAAGTTTTTTAATTGTGCTTGTATTTCTGTTGTGTTCGTGATGCGAGAAAATTTATAAAATGTTGCTACTGAAAACTGCGACATATTGGATAGAGAGAAAAGGGATAATCTAGTAAAATCTGTCTAGCATATATTGATGATAATCTCAACTATGAGGACGATTTTGAGTGTGAATTTTCAATATAGCTTGTATTTTTTCGGTAAATTGTTTAGATTTCAATTAATAAAACTTTGGTTGTGCACATGATAAACAAAAAGCGTAGAGCTGAAAGAACTAGAGTAAGGGTGAAGCTGCGTAATAAGTCGAGCAGGATGAGAATGACGGTTTTTATATCGAATTGTCACGTTTATTCTCAGGTAATAGATGATACTAGCGGAAATGTATTACTTTCAGCTTCTACTCTAAGCATGAGAGTAAGTTCCTCAAGAAAACCGAATTATTCAAATGCTATATGTGCAGAGCAAGTAGGCAAAGAAATAGCAAAAAAATGTAAGGATGCAAATATTGAAAAAGTAGTATTCGACAAAGGAGCTAAAAGATATCATGGTGTAGTAAAAGCTTTTGCAGAGAGTGCTCGTAGTGGCGGATTGAACTTTTAGTGCTTATATGTTTGCCCTAGAAGGTAGAAAAATATTATTGACCGGTGCTACTGGAGGTATAGGACAGGTCGTTGTTGAATATCTTGTTAAAAGAGGTGCTATTGTAGTTGGAAGTGGAACTACTAGTAATAATGATGTTCTCCAAGAAATGGAGATAATTTATGGTGGAAAGTTCAAAGGCATACAATTCGATCTTGGTGCTTCTTCTAGTAAAATTGATGCTTTCTTAAAAAGCGCAGAAGAAAAAATTGGAGGAACATTTGATACGTTAATATATAATGCCGGAATCACTTCGGACAAACTAGCTTTGAGAATGACAGATACCGATTGGACGGATGTTATCACCGTTAATCTCACTGCGGCATTTTTGTGTTGTAAAGCAGTATTACCAAGTATGATGAAAAATAGATTTGGAAGGATAATAGTTACATCATCGATAGTAGGATTCACTGGCAACATAGGGCAGGCTAATTATACAACGAGCAAAGCTGGGATGATAGGCTTAATGAAGACACTTGCTTTAGAGGTTGCAAGCAGAAATATTACTGTAAATGCGGTAGCACCTGGCTTTATTAATACTAGGATGACTGAAAAAATTCCGGAAAATGCAAAGCAGGAATTTTTGAAACGTATACCTTTAGGAAAATTTGGAGAACCTGCAGATGTTGCCTCGGCAATAATATTTCTTGCTTCAAATGAAGCTCATTATATTACTGGAAGTACTTTACATGTAAATGGTGGTTTATACATGTAATACATTCATTTCTTTTAGGAGTAGCTATATTATTGTTTGACACAAGAAATAGAAAGTGTATTAAATTGTGGAAATATTGCTTACAAATATAAGGAAATTATGAATAACAGATTACGAGCTGTAAGCTATAGCAGATTCTTTAAGCGTTTTTTTAGCTTAAGTAAGGTAGAATTTTGGAAGTTAATGCTGAGCGGCTTGTTGTTTTTTCTTATAATTTCTTCTTATACGATAGTAAGAGAACTACAAAATGTTATATTTCCAGCTTTTTTAGGTTTAGAAAATATGCCACTTTCAAAGCTAGCGACGTTGCTTTCATTATTGCCAGCTGCTTTAGTGGATGCTTACTTGATAGATCGTGTTCGTAGAGCGACTTTGTTGGTAGTATATCTAGCAGTATGGATTATAATTGGTCTATATGTATCGTTCGGTTTACCGTTAGATATTCTAGATCTAACATCTGAGAAGATTTTTCTTACTACTTTGCAAAAATCTACTGTATGGGCGTTTTTCTTATTTGTAGAAGGCTATACCATATTTCTAATGTCGACTTTTTGGTCGTTCACAAATTCTATTAACGATCCTAAAAGTGCTAAGCATACATATGGTTTTATAGTAGCTTCATCGAAATTAGGAGGGATGTTAACAGCATTCTTAGCATGGGCATTATTTTCTACGTCTATAGATCTTGGATTTAGCGTAGTAGGTAAATTGAGATTACTAATGGTGGTTGCGGTATTGTTACTCATTATTGCCTTTTTTATCGTTTGTATTGCTATGGAGTATTTACCATCTGATGTATTTACTGGATATCACAATGTCCCTATTACAAAAGAAAAGGTTCGAAAGACGGTATGTTTAAGGGTATTAAGCTCTTATTTACCAATAGATATGTTCTTGGAATATTTATGCTGATGTCATGTACTGATGCTATAGGTGAGGTGATTAATTATCAAAGGTTAAGTCTTATGTTTAATCAGGCTAAAAGTTCTTCTAGTTTCAATGATGATAAAATAGTAGATCTTGTATCTACTATATATTCTCAGATTGCCTACATGCAACTTATTGCATTTATATTATCGTTCTTCATCGCGAATGGACTGCTAAGGTTTATAGGAATAAGACGTTCTCTCTTTATCGTGCCAATTTTTGTTGGAATTGGCATTACACTCTATTTTTTGACTGGTATGCAGCAGTTAATCATATGTTTGTATGTTGCATTGTATGCACTCAATTATAGTATTGGTACTCCTGTGAGAGAAAGTTTATATATTGTCACGGATAGAGATGTGCAGGTAAAGAGCAAATTTGTCATTGATGCATGTGCTGTTAAAATGTCTAGATCTCTTTCACATGGGTTTAATTACTGTAACGTGCAGTATATACTTTCTGCTTTTGGTAAACGAGCATCCATTTTTGCTAACAATGCTTTCATGTTAGGTTTTTGTGCTATATGGCTTTGTACCGCATATTTTATGGGAAAAGCATACGATGCAAAAAGTAAAGAGAAGGCTGGTGAATAAAAAATGTACTGTTAGGTGGATAGTTGATAAAAATATGAAATTTATGAGGCTGGTCACCGTGGCAATAGAATAAGATATTTTCTCGAGCAGTATAGAAGTTTTTTCAGAAAAGCGTGCTAAAAAATGCCTGATTGAGAAATTACCTTCTTTCTGTTGTATATGTGCTTGATACTGCATGCAGTTTTTGTTAAACCATTTAGTGGACAGGTGGTCGAGCGGTCTAAGGCTCCGGTCTTGAAAACCGGCGTACGTTATGCGTACCGTGGGTTCGAATCCCACCCTGTCCGCCAAAAGCGAACTCTGTGTGAAATTTTCTTAGTTCATATACATATCAAAAGTAGAAATTTCAGAAAAGAAGCTTTATTCATTTAGAATAATGACTTTTGTGTTGTTATTAGTTTCGCTTAAAAAGTTCAGAAATTCATTCAACTTCCCTTAATATTTCTATCGTAAAACTCGCGAATGAGCATTATAGATTTGTTTCATAACTCGAAAAAGAACTTTTCCGAATTCTACTGGTATTTACTAAATACTGAAAAAAATCTATCATAAAGCCTTATTTTTATTAGGAAGTGTAATGAATAGTAAATCTCAGAGATATAATGTGTTTCTATGGTTACTTTGTGCTTTTTTCTATTTCTATCAATTTATAGGAAGAATCTCTCCTATTGGAATGGCGAAGCAGTTTTCCGAGGAATTACACCTCAAAGCGAGTGAATTTGGTCTTGTTACTTCTACATGGTATTGGGCATATTCCATAATGCAAATTCCAATGGGAATAATGCTAGATAGAGTGAAACCACATTATCTTTTTTTCTTGGCTGCAGTATTAGCTGGGACAAGTTCATTGTTATTCTCTCTGAGTCATACTCTTTTTTTAGCATGTATTGCTCGCTTTATGCTTGGGATTGCAGCATCTGCTGGTTTTATAGGAACAATGAAAGTCGCATCTTTGCTTTTTCCTAAAGAGAAGTTACCAGTGTTCTCAGGTATTACCAGCGCAATAGGTACTTTTACTCCAGTATTTGGTAGTAAGCTAATTGCTGATGCCGTACTATATTATGGATGGCGTGATTTTTGCTCATTCCTTTTCTATATTGGAATTGTGATATCTATATCGTTTCCTATATTCTTTTGGGGACGAAAATTTAAGTTAGATCAAGATACCATTATTGAACATAAACTTTCATTTCTGAAACAAATAAAGAATGTTATTAGCGAACGAAACGTTGTGGTATTAGGTGTTCTTGGCTTGATATTGTATGCACCATTGACAGCTCTTGCTGATTTATGGGGACCAGCGATTATCAGTTCTTTATATGAGATAGATCAGATAAAAGCAATTGGTATAAGCAGACTGATGTATGCAGGATTTGGTATAGGTGCTCTTGGAGTAGGTTTTATAAGAAAATTAGTAAATAATGTGTATTATGCTTTTTCTGGTGTATGTGCTATAGCATTTTGTATTATATTTATTGTTACTGTCTTACATCAGTTCATTAATCTTACTGTTTTGGGTATACTATTGTTCTTATTAGGCTTTTTTTGTTCATTAGAATGTGTAGTATTTTCTGAAGCGATAATATGTGTTCAGAAGAAAAGAATAGGGCTTACTTTAGGATTTATTAACACTATGACAATGCTTGGTGGAGCAATATTGCAACCAGTAATTGGGTTAGTACTAGATTTGTTATGGTGTGGTCAAATGAATCATGGAATGAGAGTATATGGTACATATGAATATGGAGGTGCTATCGTAATAATTGAAATGATAATGGTTGCTGGTATATGCATAGGACTATATTGGCAAAAAAGTTTTAGTAAAATGCCACAATGATAGATATGAGTTTTGTTGTAGGAGAGAATGAAAGTGGCTTACGTATAGAAAGAGCTATTGTGAAGTTCGCTCATACAAGTAATTGCATGATAAATTTTAGAGATGTATCAATTTTCCTCAGGAAAGGTTTACTTTATTGCAATAGTAAGAAAGTAAAAAGATCCATAATCGTGGAAAAAGATGATAGAATTGTAGTGAAATATTTTCATCATCGACATGTATCAGTAGCGAAGAAGCAAGTTAGCGAAGAGGTTGCTTATGAATTTCTAGTAAAAGTGAGAAATAATATAATATACGACACAAAAGATTTTTTAGTGATTAATAAAGAAGTGGGATGGGCAGTACAAGGTGGTAGTAATGTTAAAATCAGTATAGATGATATTTTGCCATTATTAGATGAAAAATGTACGATGAAATTGGTGCATAGAATAGACATGTGTACCAGTGGAGCTTTATTGATTGCAAAAAATACTAATTGTGCTCGATTGCTTGGCGAAATGTTTGCTCAACATGAAGTACGTAAAGTATATATTGGAGTCGTAGTAATAAGTGAGCAAAACACATCAATGCATAATGATGGTATTAGCCACGATGTTATAGAATACTGCAAAGAAGGTAAAATAAAGCGACAAAATGCTATAACAAAGCATAAAGTATTATGCTGTTCACCAATATCAAATATCATGCTTATGCAATTTGAGATAGAAACGGGAAGAAAACATCAAGTACGGATTCATGCAATGAATGCTGGAACTCCGATTTTGGGTGATAAAAAATATGGCAAACAAAGAGAATTTAGTATCCAAGAATATATGTTAGATAAAATGTTCCTTCATTCTTATAGAATACAATTTAGATATGAAAATAATAAAGTAGATATAGTGGCGCCTCTTCCTGCTCACTTTATTAAATTATGCAATACGTATTTTCCTGCAATATCAATAAAAGATGGAATGCTTAATTAGAAGCGCTTTTATGTTATTGATGGTATAAGTATACTGCGAAATGGAGGAAATTATGATAGATATGTTACGAATCTTAGAAAATTATGATATAAATGGAGTCTACAATTTACAGAAAGCACACTATCATTCATAATTTTATCATAGCGATCTTTACGTTTTCATATCATATCAAGTAATTAATTAAGTTTGTAAAAATTTTCCTTACAAGAATGCAAATTGCTTATTCTCACTTTCTTAGGTCACTATTCATTTGGGGAATAGGATGCTTTTTTTATTTCTATCAATTCATAGGTAGGATAATACCTAGTATTACTTCTGAGCAACTGATGCATGATCTGAATTTATCAGCCTCTTCCTTCGCCATTTCATCATCTTCTTGGTATATAGCATATGCAATTGCACAGTTACCAATTGGATTATTGTTGGATTCTTACAGCCCTAAAAGAGTGATGTCTATTTCCTGTCTTATCATATCATTAGGTGCTTATATTGTTGCTTCATCTCATTCTTACCACATACTTGCGTTTGGTCGTGTATTAATGGGAATAGGCTCATCTGGTGCTTTGATAAGTACAATGAAAATATCAAGAATGCTTTTCTCTCCTGCTATGTTTCCTGTCGCAAGTAGTACTACTATAGCAATAGGCGTGCTAGCACCTATCTTTTGTAATCTTTTTGCATCTGATGCAATTATTGGTATAGGATGGCGTGTATCATTTCTTTATACTTCCATCTTAGGAATTATACTTTCTTTTATTATACTGTTATTTGTTCATACTCCTACTTCTAGTAATGATAAAAAATCCTTAATTTACGGTGAAGTATTAAAGAATCCTGAACTCATTGCTATAGGTATAATTGCACTTATATTATATTCCATTATTTCAGCTATAGGTGACATGTGGGGTGCGACTTTTTTTACTGTTGTGTTCAATATTTCTGCAATCAGCGGGAAATTTGTAAATACTATGATATATCTTGGTTATTCCATTGGATGCTTTTTTATCGGTTGGATTGTGAATAAGTTTTATAGCATTTATTTGATTCATTTTATCTGTTCTGCTGTGATTACAGTGATACTTGGGTATTTAAGTTTTTGTAATTTTAGTCTGGATCTCGTATCAGGTGCATTTATGATGTTTTTGATAGGGATTTTTGCTTCCTCTAAAGTGCTTACTTTTACACAATCTGTACTCATAGGCGGTAAAAATAATACCGGTACTGCTGTAGCTCTTGTAAACTGTATTACAATGCTTGGTGGTACTTTATGTCAGTCCGGAATAGGTATTATTATGGATATGACATGGAGTGGTGCTACTAATGAGAGTGGTCGTAGAATATATACAGTAAGTGACTACAAAGCTGGCCTTTCTTTTATCTTTCTTCTCTTCCTGTTATCATCATTTCTTTCTTTATATTTTTTGAAGAAAAGTAAAATAAATCATAGAATTAGTTAATAATTTTATTTTGTATATCATCGCATTCTTTAATATGTTGCATGTTCATTATATTAATGATGCTTAACATTATGTTCTTAGCTACAGGTCCAGCAACAATTCCCCCAGTCGTTATGTGTTTATTATATGTATTCTTCTTAGAATTTCTTATAACTACATATACGGCATATTTAGGTTTATTACATGGAAAAACACTAAAAAAGTATCCGTTGTTCATATTTTTAACATATTGTCCGTGTTGGAGTACCTCAGCCGTGCCACTCTTTCCACCGATGCAATAGCCATCTATCGCAAATTTTTTTGTAGTAGAGTGATTTACTACATAATGAAGCAAGTGTTGCATTTTACGGACAGTCTTCGATTTTAAAATTTTGCTCTTTTTAATTGTTTGTTTCTCATTTTTTATAAATTGAGGAGGTATAAGGAATCCTCCATTTATAGTACTTGCTAAAGCCGTAATAGCATGCAGCGGTGTTACTGCTATTCCGTATCCATAACTCATTGTAATAAGAGAAGCATGATTCCATTTTGCAAGTGGTGGAAATAGAGGATTAGTTATTTCAGGAAAATCGGATTCTACTTTTTGTAATAATTTAAATCTTTTAAAATACTCTGCTTGTTGTTTTATTCCAAATCTATTAGCTATTGCTGCAATTCCGATATTAGAGGAATATGCTAATACTTGCGCAGTTGATATAACGGAACTTCTAGGTTTGTAGTCTGTAATCGTAAAACGACCGATCGTTAATGGTTGCGAAACATGAAATTTCTCATCTAAAGAAACTGAATTAGTATCAAATCCAATTGCCATGCTCAATACTTTAAAAGTAGAGCCCATTTCCATTACAGCCATTGACGCTCTATTAATTGTAGCATCTTGTTCAGCATGTTGTAACATATTAGGATCAAAGTCTGGGATACTTACCGAAGCTAAAATTTCTCCGTTTGTAACATCCATTACTATAGCAACTCCGGATTCTGCTTCATTCAGTCTTACACTATTGGAAAGTGCATGATGTGCTGCTCCTTGTATTCTGATGTCAATATTACTATATAACTCCTTTACTTCAGAATATTCAGGAATTTCCAGTATTTTCTCGAGTCCTGCTAAGGCATTGCTATCTAAATCAACGTACCCGACAACATGAGCGGATATCTCAGAGTGTGGATAAAAACGTTTTAAATCTTTAATACAGTACAAACCCGATAATCCTAATTCTCTTATCTTATGTTCTTCAGTTGGGGACACATGTCTCTTAAGCCACATAAATGTGCTTTTATTCTTAATATATTTATCTACTTTCTTTTCTAAATCTTTAAATGCGAAAGGCATAAGTTTAGTTATAAATTCATTTATATCTAATATTTCTTGAGGATTCACATAAATGGAATACGTCTGTAAATTAGTAGCAAGTATGATTCCATTTCTATCTTTTATAGGTGGTTTAATCTTGATATAACGAGAGATAATCTCGTTATTATCGAAATTTTTTGAAAAAGAAATGAAAAGTAATTTGCCAATTATAGCGCAATAAAATACCAGTATAATACCTAATGCTATAAATATTCTCTGAGTTTTGGGGAGCATTTAGATGATTTTTTATATATCTAGATGTTTATGCAATCAGCAATATAGTAGTGTTTATGATGATAATGAGCAACAATTTGGTTCTCAATTTTGAAAAACTCTATTAATTCATGTTGACTACTAAATTGATCGCATGTATAAAGTGATCTTGCTGTCGTGTAGACAGTGCGTATCATAAAAGTAAAGAAAAGAGAGACGGTAAGTAATTTTTGAGCGTACAGATATATAAGGTTCAAAACGTGAGAGTTTGATCCTGGCTCAGAGTGAACGCTAGCGGCGGGCTTAACACATGCAAGTCGAGCGGAGAGACTAAAAAATGTTTTATAATGCTTGCATTATGGAATGTTTATTAGAA
Coding sequences:
- a CDS encoding MFS transporter; translated protein: MNSKSQRYNVFLWLLCAFFYFYQFIGRISPIGMAKQFSEELHLKASEFGLVTSTWYWAYSIMQIPMGIMLDRVKPHYLFFLAAVLAGTSSLLFSLSHTLFLACIARFMLGIAASAGFIGTMKVASLLFPKEKLPVFSGITSAIGTFTPVFGSKLIADAVLYYGWRDFCSFLFYIGIVISISFPIFFWGRKFKLDQDTIIEHKLSFLKQIKNVISERNVVVLGVLGLILYAPLTALADLWGPAIISSLYEIDQIKAIGISRLMYAGFGIGALGVGFIRKLVNNVYYAFSGVCAIAFCIIFIVTVLHQFINLTVLGILLFLLGFFCSLECVVFSEAIICVQKKRIGLTLGFINTMTMLGGAILQPVIGLVLDLLWCGQMNHGMRVYGTYEYGGAIVIIEMIMVAGICIGLYWQKSFSKMPQ
- the lepA gene encoding translation elongation factor 4, encoding MKKKALQHIRNFSIIAHIDHGKSTIADRLIEECKGVEMRDMKAQILDSMDIEKERGITIKAQTVRLLYTALDGNEYVLNLIDTPGHVDFSYEVSRSLAACEGAILVVDASQGVEAQTLANVYKAMDADNEIIPVLNKIDLPAADPEKIATQIRDIIGLDTTNIIKVSAKTGVGILDILEGIIKLLPPPKGDIDKPLKALLLDSWYDKYLGIVVLVRVMDGEVKKGDEIVMMSNSAKYTVENIGIFTPKKVNVESLSAGECGFIVATIKQVKDCKVGDTITNARVPCDKALSGFKPSLPVVFCSIYPVDSTEFSLLKESLEKLNLNDASFTYEVENSAALGFGFRCGFLGMLHFEIIQERIEREFNVGLVTTPPSVIYKVTLFSGDNIDVHNAADMPDPSRIKSIQEPWIKAIMMTPEQYIGVILELCNSKRGEHVSITYSSDRVVITYMLPLNEVVYDFYDKLKSCSRGYASFDWEKADYRDGDLVKLNIMINGESVDAMSTIIHRTRAESRGREICERLSKLIPKHMFPIPIQAAIGGKIIARETISALRKNVTAKCYGGDITRKRKLLEKQKEGKKRMKSIGRVDVPQSAFVSLLKGEIKNTD
- the fabG gene encoding 3-oxoacyl-ACP reductase FabG, whose translation is MFALEGRKILLTGATGGIGQVVVEYLVKRGAIVVGSGTTSNNDVLQEMEIIYGGKFKGIQFDLGASSSKIDAFLKSAEEKIGGTFDTLIYNAGITSDKLALRMTDTDWTDVITVNLTAAFLCCKAVLPSMMKNRFGRIIVTSSIVGFTGNIGQANYTTSKAGMIGLMKTLALEVASRNITVNAVAPGFINTRMTEKIPENAKQEFLKRIPLGKFGEPADVASAIIFLASNEAHYITGSTLHVNGGLYM
- a CDS encoding RluA family pseudouridine synthase: MIDMSFVVGENESGLRIERAIVKFAHTSNCMINFRDVSIFLRKGLLYCNSKKVKRSIIVEKDDRIVVKYFHHRHVSVAKKQVSEEVAYEFLVKVRNNIIYDTKDFLVINKEVGWAVQGGSNVKISIDDILPLLDEKCTMKLVHRIDMCTSGALLIAKNTNCARLLGEMFAQHEVRKVYIGVVVISEQNTSMHNDGISHDVIEYCKEGKIKRQNAITKHKVLCCSPISNIMLMQFEIETGRKHQVRIHAMNAGTPILGDKKYGKQREFSIQEYMLDKMFLHSYRIQFRYENNKVDIVAPLPAHFIKLCNTYFPAISIKDGMLN
- a CDS encoding Npt1/Npt2 family nucleotide transporter, with amino-acid sequence MTQEIESVLNCGNIAYKYKEIMNNRLRAVSYSRFFKRFFSLSKVEFWKLMLSGLLFFLIISSYTIVRELQNVIFPAFLGLENMPLSKLATLLSLLPAALVDAYLIDRVRRATLLVVYLAVWIIIGLYVSFGLPLDILDLTSEKIFLTTLQKSTVWAFFLFVEGYTIFLMSTFWSFTNSINDPKSAKHTYGFIVASSKLGGMLTAFLAWALFSTSIDLGFSVVGKLRLLMVVAVLLLIIAFFIVCIAMEYLPSDVFTGYHNVPITKEKVRKTVCLRVLSSYLPIDMFLEYLC
- a CDS encoding rhodanese-like domain-containing protein, yielding MSQFSVATFYKFSRITNTTEIQAQLKNFLAENNVKGTILIAEEGLNATISIPSELETRVLTKILEITGYVMDFKVTYSHSHPFGKLKVKIKSQIITVRGIDKIPFTPGTYLKASEWNELLNEQNVKLIDTRNSYETCVGIFRGAIDPKVENFSEFFNWLDDYVATLNKNDAIAMYCTGGVRCEKTTSYLKAKGFQKVFHLDGGIIRYLQECGTKSDSKWLGDCFVFDDRIAIKSDMRAVNENF
- a CDS encoding dCMP deaminase family protein, which translates into the protein MSSNDDLIYSRYGWDQYFMSMAYMASMKSKDPKTRVGCVIVGNSSSILSTGYNGLSRSVEDLASRYRSSELKYAMSNHAEENAMLNAARNGIRIDDSTLYTNWMPCVACSKSIIQVGIKRVVYHTEYPGNTNDIPRNPKHGFDIAKIILEEASVLLEGISCEIIKIKGLYKSKEINV
- the rsfS gene encoding ribosome silencing factor is translated as MQNMYDVICKPSIERLKRAKAYDVCCYAIKDSIVAEYVIIAECSSTRHAISTANDMLEYLKKALDIPAVMIEGIRSGEWILLDIGTVIVHIFTKESREYYSLEEFITNSGGSIVLS
- the rplR gene encoding 50S ribosomal protein L18, whose amino-acid sequence is MINKKRRAERTRVRVKLRNKSSRMRMTVFISNCHVYSQVIDDTSGNVLLSASTLSMRVSSSRKPNYSNAICAEQVGKEIAKKCKDANIEKVVFDKGAKRYHGVVKAFAESARSGGLNF
- a CDS encoding MFS transporter codes for the protein MQIAYSHFLRSLFIWGIGCFFYFYQFIGRIIPSITSEQLMHDLNLSASSFAISSSSWYIAYAIAQLPIGLLLDSYSPKRVMSISCLIISLGAYIVASSHSYHILAFGRVLMGIGSSGALISTMKISRMLFSPAMFPVASSTTIAIGVLAPIFCNLFASDAIIGIGWRVSFLYTSILGIILSFIILLFVHTPTSSNDKKSLIYGEVLKNPELIAIGIIALILYSIISAIGDMWGATFFTVVFNISAISGKFVNTMIYLGYSIGCFFIGWIVNKFYSIYLIHFICSAVITVILGYLSFCNFSLDLVSGAFMMFLIGIFASSKVLTFTQSVLIGGKNNTGTAVALVNCITMLGGTLCQSGIGIIMDMTWSGATNESGRRIYTVSDYKAGLSFIFLLFLLSSFLSLYFLKKSKINHRIS